In Prochlorococcus marinus str. MIT 1214, one DNA window encodes the following:
- a CDS encoding bleomycin hydrolase: MKSAVTTVVSAADAAGRFPSMSDFESVKGSFDRAKARLEAAEKLASCLEKFTNLAVDAVYQNGSYEQANKDKCVRDIHHYLRLINYCLVTGGTGPLDEWGISGMREIIRIQLLPTAAYIEAFIFIRDEIKINDVMSQQAETEFKGLLDYLINALA; this comes from the coding sequence ATGAAATCTGCAGTTACAACCGTTGTTAGCGCAGCTGATGCAGCTGGAAGATTTCCTAGCATGAGCGATTTTGAGTCAGTGAAAGGTTCGTTTGATAGGGCAAAAGCTCGTTTGGAGGCTGCAGAAAAACTTGCTTCTTGTCTTGAAAAATTTACCAATCTTGCAGTAGATGCTGTGTATCAAAATGGCTCATATGAGCAGGCTAATAAAGATAAGTGCGTGAGAGATATTCATCATTACTTGCGTCTTATTAATTATTGCTTAGTAACTGGCGGCACAGGTCCTTTAGATGAATGGGGAATATCAGGTATGAGAGAAATTATTCGTATACAGCTATTACCAACAGCTGCATATATAGAAGCATTTATTTTTATTCGAGATGAAATTAAAATCAATGATGTTATGAGTCAGCAAGCTGAAACTGAATTCAAAGGACTATTGGATTATTTAATAAACGCACTTGCATAA
- a CDS encoding HEAT repeat domain-containing protein: protein MSNSLDLNKYIELYQDFLHPNPNINSKAFFILKKEFELKFMNNLLANLKEEDIFVRRKSILALGRFGEKALHSIVPLYIDTNNTIVKVSCLKTMIQVVVNFNLEELDQEEMLVVYLALKDSSPEIILTVISLLRQLGKTGRNILIKTCRDKDLLRAKASVSALLEMKDQIVDSLFDELLNDKYIDKMIKEDILRDRNM from the coding sequence ATGAGTAATTCTTTAGATTTAAATAAATATATAGAACTTTATCAAGATTTTTTGCATCCAAATCCAAATATTAATTCTAAAGCATTTTTCATTTTAAAAAAAGAATTTGAGCTTAAATTTATGAATAATCTTTTGGCTAATCTCAAGGAAGAAGATATATTTGTAAGAAGAAAATCAATATTAGCCTTGGGTAGATTTGGAGAGAAAGCTTTACACTCAATCGTTCCATTATATATAGATACTAATAATACAATTGTTAAAGTTAGCTGCCTAAAAACGATGATCCAAGTTGTCGTTAATTTTAATTTAGAAGAATTAGATCAAGAGGAGATGTTAGTAGTTTATTTAGCACTGAAAGATAGCTCTCCTGAGATAATATTGACTGTTATTTCTCTTTTGAGGCAATTAGGGAAAACTGGTCGAAATATTTTGATCAAAACTTGTAGAGATAAAGACTTATTAAGAGCGAAAGCTTCTGTTAGCGCTCTTCTGGAAATGAAAGATCAGATTGTGGATAGCTTATTTGATGAATTGTTAAATGATAAATATATTGATAAAATGATAAAAGAAGATATTTTAAGAGACAGAAATATGTGA
- a CDS encoding HEAT repeat domain-containing protein, whose amino-acid sequence MDNYLKKELTTEERREKNKGAKKKIKSKKKRNQSEIKLLIKGLSDENGLIRRSHSEALAQVGAEALPELIKALLSSKNVIQRRAAAKTLKLVEDPKALPHLIKALTNDSDYVVQFSAAGAIAIFGEDAVNHLIMVLENQEYTEMQYGLAAWCLEFIGAKAPTAIKKAAKSKNTNVKSAAISALEEHIRQSKDQEAIQLVESAINDTAENVQIEAIKLVGKLSRIDSLIPTLILKLKNKSPDIRKASVLSLMQLNISEAINPLKEVLKIEEDTNVRTIIKLAIKKFNN is encoded by the coding sequence GTGGATAATTACTTAAAAAAAGAACTAACAACTGAAGAAAGAAGAGAAAAAAACAAGGGAGCTAAAAAAAAAATAAAGAGTAAGAAAAAAAGAAATCAAAGCGAAATCAAGTTGTTAATCAAAGGCCTTAGTGATGAGAATGGATTAATTAGAAGAAGTCATTCGGAAGCATTAGCCCAGGTTGGCGCTGAAGCATTACCTGAGTTAATTAAAGCTCTTCTGAGTAGTAAAAACGTAATCCAGAGAAGGGCGGCAGCTAAGACTTTAAAGTTAGTTGAGGATCCAAAAGCTTTACCTCATTTAATAAAAGCACTTACCAATGATTCAGATTATGTAGTGCAATTCTCCGCAGCTGGTGCAATTGCAATTTTTGGAGAGGATGCTGTTAATCATCTAATCATGGTCTTAGAGAATCAAGAATATACAGAAATGCAATATGGTCTTGCAGCCTGGTGCTTAGAATTTATTGGCGCTAAAGCCCCTACTGCAATAAAAAAAGCAGCCAAATCAAAAAACACCAATGTAAAATCAGCTGCAATTTCAGCACTTGAGGAACACATTAGACAGTCAAAAGATCAAGAAGCAATTCAATTAGTAGAAAGTGCTATTAATGATACTGCTGAAAATGTTCAGATTGAAGCTATTAAATTAGTTGGTAAATTATCTAGAATAGATTCTTTAATTCCAACCTTAATATTAAAATTAAAAAATAAAAGTCCAGATATTCGAAAAGCTTCCGTATTGTCGTTGATGCAACTTAATATTAGCGAAGCTATAAATCCCCTTAAAGAAGTCCTTAAGATTGAAGAGGATACTAATGTTAGAACAATAATTAAATTAGCTATAAAAAAATTCAATAATTAA
- a CDS encoding HEAT repeat domain-containing protein, whose product MQSIPFNNLPKINKVEAINILRKPISELNLLADYYKAVFHLANFPCEESEMTLLDFIKYDYEQLEYKIAKRKAIEILAIFDCQKAIPVIADFLHNDNSDHYLIETAIWSLGKLKCNDIDIINKICSILYKQFSNKRLVIQTLTNLGVSKEIDKIRSLSRDKQSSNGVKGASFAALIKIAGEEDKLNDLKYFLRLSNQNDRHCAVQDIINAGHLSVLPVLIKAPISPSFKLQAIDSLWINEVLFWENINLLNCIDSVIVDDPRKIDTLEINNFNNDLIFFIEQLFHTDFNRCYQSINELLKFPADKVLYYLNNNWDRAKSDYGAIYFFITMYKLLLDQQLYDELILDKVDFLLSDNWSNYMKFKSSAIQILGFVNETKFYNNINEFSDERRTPYWKNRYTALLVLENKQIHIKKDFAKLFLKDSHRFVRLKAKEISS is encoded by the coding sequence GTGCAATCCATCCCATTTAATAATCTACCGAAAATTAATAAAGTAGAAGCTATCAATATTCTTAGAAAACCAATTTCTGAGCTTAATCTTTTAGCAGATTACTACAAAGCTGTATTCCACTTAGCAAATTTTCCTTGTGAAGAATCAGAAATGACACTTCTTGACTTTATTAAATATGACTATGAACAACTTGAGTACAAGATAGCAAAAAGAAAAGCCATAGAGATACTGGCTATTTTCGATTGTCAAAAAGCCATACCAGTTATTGCAGACTTTCTTCATAATGATAATAGTGATCATTACCTTATTGAGACGGCTATTTGGTCATTAGGTAAGCTTAAATGTAATGATATTGATATTATAAATAAGATTTGTTCAATACTATATAAGCAATTTAGTAATAAAAGATTAGTAATACAAACCTTAACTAATTTAGGGGTTAGCAAAGAGATAGATAAGATCAGATCATTATCAAGAGATAAGCAATCATCCAATGGAGTTAAAGGAGCCTCTTTCGCGGCATTAATCAAAATTGCTGGTGAAGAAGATAAACTGAATGACTTGAAGTATTTCTTGAGGTTATCTAATCAAAATGATAGACATTGTGCAGTTCAGGATATTATAAATGCTGGTCATTTATCAGTTTTACCTGTTTTAATTAAGGCGCCAATTTCTCCATCATTTAAATTACAGGCAATAGACTCTCTTTGGATTAATGAAGTATTATTCTGGGAAAATATAAATCTACTTAATTGTATAGACTCAGTCATTGTTGATGATCCAAGGAAGATAGATACTTTAGAAATTAATAATTTTAATAATGATTTGATTTTTTTTATTGAGCAACTTTTTCATACAGACTTTAATAGATGTTATCAGTCAATCAATGAGTTGCTTAAATTCCCGGCAGATAAAGTTTTATATTATCTAAATAATAATTGGGATAGAGCTAAATCAGATTATGGAGCGATATACTTTTTTATTACTATGTATAAATTGCTATTAGATCAGCAATTATATGATGAATTGATTTTAGATAAAGTAGATTTTCTATTATCTGATAATTGGTCTAATTATATGAAATTTAAATCTTCAGCTATACAAATATTGGGTTTTGTGAATGAAACTAAATTTTATAATAATATAAATGAGTTTTCAGACGAGAGGCGTACACCTTATTGGAAAAATAGATATACAGCCTTGCTTGTATTAGAAAATAAGCAAATTCATATAAAGAAAGATTTTGCTAAGTTATTTTTGAAAGATAGTCATAGATTTGTAAGATTAAAGGCAAAAGAAATTAGTTCTTAG
- a CDS encoding chromophore lyase CpcT/CpeT has translation MRKKILLEFAKVISGIFSNKEQALNNPRNFAHIQIHIRPLFFKTYKCFAFYSEQRYQHDIWNPYRQSINKLSYEKESFILSNHKIDNQERFTGGALDISLLENISKYKLYKKSGCSMHFKERNPGDYSGTIESGCKCYIQYGEDKTYVTSKVKVNKNTLITEDCGYELETDKKIWGSEFGPLIFKKIDNFDSFIDDNWE, from the coding sequence ATGAGAAAAAAAATTCTACTAGAATTTGCAAAGGTAATTTCGGGGATATTTAGCAATAAGGAACAAGCTTTAAATAATCCAAGAAACTTTGCCCATATTCAAATACATATTAGGCCGTTATTTTTTAAAACCTATAAATGTTTTGCGTTCTACTCAGAGCAGAGATATCAACACGATATATGGAATCCATATAGACAGTCTATAAATAAATTATCCTACGAAAAAGAAAGTTTTATTTTAAGTAATCATAAGATTGATAATCAAGAAAGATTCACTGGTGGTGCTTTAGATATATCACTTCTAGAGAATATATCTAAATATAAATTATATAAAAAGTCTGGATGTTCTATGCATTTTAAAGAAAGAAACCCAGGAGATTATTCAGGGACTATAGAATCAGGTTGTAAATGCTATATACAATATGGGGAAGATAAGACTTATGTAACAAGTAAAGTCAAAGTTAATAAAAATACTCTTATTACTGAAGATTGTGGATATGAATTAGAAACTGATAAAAAAATTTGGGGATCAGAATTTGGGCCATTAATATTTAAGAAAATTGATAATTTTGATTCCTTTATTGACGATAACTGGGAATAG
- a CDS encoding phycobiliprotein lyase encodes MNIEEFFLKSVGEWNSMRSGHSLAFQEFDEIRSKIKIVPSKSNDSRVIKFLKDNLIDSKAVNKAFLITWEAKNEWGEENQKEKSSGESIIVPIEISKTEGKIIRSVGYAEAVQVESLYKILEDGTLIIYSNYSYTFTEERIWFVSNNLRSRSSVTRAIDSSAILQTSYASEIRSLNK; translated from the coding sequence ATGAATATTGAAGAATTTTTCTTAAAAAGCGTTGGGGAATGGAACTCTATGAGAAGCGGACATTCACTTGCATTTCAAGAGTTTGATGAAATAAGAAGTAAAATAAAAATAGTTCCTTCTAAGAGCAACGATTCTAGAGTGATTAAATTTTTAAAAGATAATTTAATTGATTCTAAAGCTGTAAATAAAGCATTTTTAATTACTTGGGAAGCAAAAAATGAATGGGGTGAGGAGAATCAAAAAGAAAAATCTTCTGGCGAAAGTATAATCGTTCCAATAGAGATATCTAAAACAGAAGGAAAGATAATTAGGAGCGTTGGATACGCTGAAGCAGTACAAGTAGAATCATTATATAAAATTCTTGAAGATGGAACACTAATTATTTATTCAAACTATAGCTATACTTTTACAGAAGAAAGAATATGGTTTGTTTCAAACAATTTAAGGAGTAGATCTTCTGTAACAAGAGCAATAGATTCTTCAGCTATATTACAAACCTCTTATGCATCGGAAATTCGTTCTCTAAACAAATAA
- a CDS encoding phycobilisome rod-core linker polypeptide, protein MLTIPFKALKLGAETINKNPVKYNKSRISRSTNITYNLHIRGASMPGEIEKFTTTSKTKPKQFENLLNNTIMSRYKQDKIKSYNYKTKNKTSDEINISQINEFVPNDDDALLVAINALYKNIYGNLYLMQSERPIDIERRLRNGDLTIKEFTRRICKSRSYRNFYFDSISQYKSIKLRYKHILGRPIKSQREVIESTNIINKQGFEAHIDFLIDSDEYNNVFGEDIVPYMRSWNSPIGFKTKVFLESSSITKSFATSDICQII, encoded by the coding sequence TAAAAATCCAGTCAAGTATAATAAAAGTAGAATATCTAGAAGTACAAATATAACATATAATTTACATATAAGAGGAGCATCTATGCCAGGTGAAATAGAAAAATTCACAACCACATCTAAAACAAAGCCTAAGCAATTCGAAAACTTACTAAATAATACAATCATGAGCCGTTACAAACAAGATAAAATCAAAAGTTATAACTATAAAACAAAAAATAAAACCAGTGATGAAATAAATATATCTCAAATCAATGAATTTGTGCCAAATGATGATGATGCATTACTTGTAGCAATAAATGCATTATATAAAAATATCTATGGGAACTTATATTTAATGCAATCAGAGCGTCCAATTGATATTGAAAGGCGGCTTAGGAATGGTGACCTCACTATAAAAGAATTTACAAGGAGAATTTGTAAATCAAGGTCTTATCGAAATTTCTACTTTGATAGTATTAGCCAATATAAATCTATCAAGCTAAGATATAAACACATTCTTGGTAGGCCCATCAAAAGTCAAAGGGAAGTAATTGAGAGTACTAACATTATAAATAAGCAAGGCTTTGAAGCTCATATTGATTTTCTTATTGATTCTGATGAATATAATAATGTTTTTGGCGAGGATATAGTTCCATACATGAGATCATGGAATTCTCCAATTGGTTTTAAAACAAAAGTTTTTCTAGAAAGTTCATCCATAACAAAATCTTTTGCTACAAGTGACATCTGTCAAATTATTTAA